From Nitrospirota bacterium, the proteins below share one genomic window:
- the glmS gene encoding glutamine--fructose-6-phosphate transaminase (isomerizing): protein MCGIIGYIGKEPAVPILIEGLKKLEYRGYDSSGVAVFQNGKIEVRRAVGKLQNLETLLRTETLTGTIGVGHVRWATHGRPSEENAHPHRAGGAVVVHNGIIENYLALKQELAAQGRVFKSETDTEVIAHLIDSIVQKGLSLEEAVREAARHLEGAYAIAVIDERNPDIVVGARKGSPLVIGLGQGEFFLASDIPAILHRTRDVLFLNDDEMAILSNEGVKITDLKGAEVHREITRVMWNPVMAEKGGYRHFMLKEIYEQPRAIMDTIRGRFSQDTGTIHLEEIGLAHERLLKIKKIFIVACGTSWHAGLAGKYMFEELAFIPTEVDIASEFRYRNPLVGTDDLFIAITQSGETADTLAAMREAKKRGATVITICNVVGSTASREADGVVYTHAGPEIGVASTKAFTAQLAALYLFGLFFASLRGKLSADEIKQRLTDLVHIPSLVERCLEEDAAIEEIAKHYFKSSDFLYLGRGPNFPVALEGALKLKEISYIHAEGYPAGEMKHGPIALIDENLPVVVLAGRNAVYEKILSNIEEVKARGGIVIGIITEGDREIIKKINHSITVPATNQLLMPILLSIPLQLLAYHIAVLRGADVDQPRNLAKSVTVE, encoded by the coding sequence ATGTGCGGCATTATCGGGTATATCGGAAAAGAACCGGCAGTTCCCATCCTGATCGAGGGGCTCAAAAAACTTGAGTACCGGGGGTATGACTCCTCCGGCGTTGCCGTGTTTCAGAACGGCAAGATCGAAGTTCGCAGGGCGGTGGGAAAACTGCAAAACCTGGAGACGCTGCTCCGGACCGAAACCCTTACGGGAACCATCGGCGTCGGTCATGTGCGCTGGGCCACGCACGGAAGGCCGTCCGAAGAGAATGCGCACCCGCACCGCGCGGGCGGCGCCGTCGTGGTCCACAACGGCATAATCGAGAACTATCTGGCGCTCAAACAGGAGCTTGCGGCGCAGGGGCGTGTTTTCAAGTCCGAAACGGACACTGAAGTGATAGCCCATCTGATCGACAGCATCGTACAAAAGGGCCTGTCCCTGGAAGAAGCGGTGCGCGAGGCGGCCCGGCATCTGGAAGGAGCCTACGCGATCGCGGTAATCGATGAGCGAAATCCCGATATCGTGGTCGGCGCGCGCAAAGGCAGCCCCCTCGTGATCGGTCTGGGCCAGGGAGAATTCTTTCTCGCGTCCGATATCCCCGCGATCCTGCACCGGACCCGGGACGTGCTGTTCCTGAACGACGATGAGATGGCGATCCTGTCCAATGAAGGAGTGAAGATCACCGATCTCAAAGGCGCGGAGGTCCATCGGGAGATCACCCGCGTAATGTGGAACCCGGTCATGGCCGAGAAGGGTGGTTACCGCCACTTCATGCTGAAGGAGATCTACGAACAGCCGCGCGCCATCATGGATACCATCCGGGGTAGATTTTCGCAGGACACGGGGACCATTCATCTCGAAGAAATCGGCCTCGCGCACGAGCGGCTTCTCAAGATAAAAAAAATATTCATCGTCGCCTGCGGTACATCGTGGCATGCCGGGCTGGCGGGCAAGTATATGTTCGAGGAGCTCGCTTTCATCCCGACCGAGGTCGATATAGCATCCGAGTTCCGTTACCGCAACCCGCTGGTGGGTACGGATGATCTGTTCATCGCCATCACCCAGTCCGGAGAAACCGCCGACACGCTCGCGGCAATGCGCGAGGCAAAGAAGCGCGGCGCCACCGTCATCACGATCTGTAATGTCGTGGGCTCCACGGCGAGCCGCGAAGCGGACGGAGTGGTCTATACCCATGCGGGTCCCGAGATCGGAGTGGCATCGACCAAGGCCTTTACCGCCCAGCTCGCGGCGCTCTATCTCTTCGGGCTCTTTTTTGCCTCGCTGCGCGGAAAACTGTCGGCTGATGAGATAAAACAGCGGCTCACCGATCTGGTGCACATTCCCTCACTGGTGGAACGATGTCTTGAAGAGGATGCCGCGATTGAGGAGATCGCAAAACACTACTTTAAATCCAGCGACTTTCTCTATCTCGGACGGGGGCCCAACTTTCCCGTGGCGCTCGAGGGCGCGCTCAAGCTGAAGGAAATATCATACATCCACGCGGAAGGATATCCCGCGGGAGAAATGAAGCACGGGCCGATAGCGCTTATCGACGAAAATCTGCCCGTTGTAGTACTCGCGGGCAGGAATGCCGTATACGAAAAGATCCTATCGAACATTGAAGAGGTGAAAGCCAGGGGCGGTATCGTGATCGGGATCATCACCGAGGGAGACAGGGAGATCATTAAAAAGATCAACCATTCTATAACGGTGCCGGCGACCAACCAGCTGCTCATGCCGATCCTTCTGTCCATACCGCTTCAACTGCTGGCATATCATATCGCGGTGCTGCGTGGCGCTGATGTGGACCAGCCAAGGAACCTGGCAAAGAGCGTAACGGTGGAGTGA
- the gatA gene encoding Asp-tRNA(Asn)/Glu-tRNA(Gln) amidotransferase subunit GatA: MELYDLTIHKLQDMLKKNETTARAVTESVLGRIQSVDDKVKAYITVTGRDQALAEAAEADKRRKTGNAATLLGIPLAIKDNMCTEGIRTTCASKILANFIPPYDATVVRKLKQAGSVICGKPNMDEFAMGSSTENSGFFITRNPWDLERIPGGSSGGSAAAVAAGECIAALGSDTGGSIRQPAACCGVVGLKPTYGRVSRYGLVAFASSLDQIGPITKDVTDAAILMNVIAGHDPRDSTSANIAVPDFTSALKKEVKGMKIGIPREYFIEGMDPDVDKAVRDAVKTLEGLGATVREVTLPHTAYAVATYYILATSEASSNLARYDGVKYGVRAEGAKDLLDMYMKSRSQGFGPEVKRRIMLGTYALSAGYYDAYYKKGQQVRTLIKRDFDEAFKSVDIIATPTAPTAAFKIGEKSADPLQMYLSDIFTISVNLAGIPGISIPCGFTKNDLPIGLQLLGRHFDEESVLHASFAYEQATDWHKKRAAL, translated from the coding sequence ATGGAGTTATACGATCTCACTATTCACAAACTGCAGGACATGCTGAAGAAGAACGAGACCACTGCCAGGGCCGTTACCGAGTCCGTGCTGGGCAGGATACAGTCCGTTGACGACAAGGTCAAAGCGTACATCACGGTGACCGGACGCGATCAGGCGCTGGCAGAGGCCGCTGAGGCAGATAAGCGAAGAAAGACAGGCAATGCCGCAACGCTTCTCGGAATTCCCCTGGCGATCAAAGACAACATGTGCACCGAGGGCATCAGGACCACGTGCGCTTCGAAAATTCTTGCCAACTTCATACCACCCTACGACGCGACGGTGGTCCGCAAGCTGAAGCAGGCCGGTTCCGTGATCTGCGGCAAGCCGAACATGGATGAATTCGCGATGGGGTCTTCGACCGAGAACTCGGGATTCTTCATTACCCGGAATCCCTGGGACCTCGAACGGATTCCCGGCGGCTCGAGCGGCGGATCAGCCGCCGCCGTGGCGGCGGGCGAGTGTATAGCGGCGCTCGGTTCGGACACGGGGGGCTCCATCCGTCAGCCGGCCGCGTGCTGTGGTGTCGTCGGGCTCAAACCGACCTACGGGAGGGTCTCCCGGTACGGCCTCGTGGCATTTGCGTCATCGCTCGACCAGATCGGCCCGATCACCAAGGACGTGACGGATGCGGCGATCCTCATGAACGTCATCGCCGGCCATGATCCCCGGGATTCCACCTCCGCGAACATCGCGGTGCCGGATTTTACCTCCGCGCTCAAAAAGGAAGTCAAGGGCATGAAGATCGGCATCCCCAGGGAATATTTCATCGAGGGCATGGACCCTGATGTGGACAAGGCAGTCCGGGATGCGGTCAAGACATTGGAGGGACTCGGCGCGACGGTCAGGGAAGTCACGCTTCCGCACACTGCGTATGCCGTGGCGACCTATTATATCCTTGCAACATCAGAGGCAAGCTCAAACCTCGCGCGCTACGACGGTGTGAAGTACGGGGTCCGCGCTGAAGGCGCAAAGGACCTCCTCGATATGTACATGAAGTCGCGCAGTCAGGGATTCGGACCGGAGGTCAAGCGCAGGATCATGCTGGGCACCTACGCGCTTTCAGCGGGCTATTACGACGCCTACTATAAAAAAGGCCAGCAGGTGCGGACGCTCATCAAACGCGATTTCGATGAGGCGTTCAAGTCCGTGGACATCATTGCCACGCCCACAGCGCCGACCGCGGCGTTCAAGATCGGTGAAAAATCGGCCGATCCGCTCCAGATGTATTTGTCGGACATCTTCACGATCAGCGTGAACCTGGCCGGCATCCCGGGGATCTCGATACCCTGCGGGTTCACGAAGAACGATCTTCCCATCGGGCTCCAACTGCTCGGGAGGCATTTTGATGAAGAATCCGTGCTGCATGCGTCATTCGCGTATGAACAAGCGACGGATTGGCATAAGAAGCGCGCTGCGCTTTAG
- the gatB gene encoding Asp-tRNA(Asn)/Glu-tRNA(Gln) amidotransferase subunit GatB, translated as MQYEAVIGLEVHAQLQTNTKIFCGCETKFGEDANTRTCPVCIGMPGVLPVLNRKAVEYAVKTGLATHSTISAFSRFARKNYFYPDLPKGYQISQYELPICEHGYVEIVVDGAVKRIGLTRIHLEEDAGKNLHQAESGASLVDLNRAGTPLMEIVSEPDIRTPEEASEYLQKLRAILRYIEVSDADMEKGNFRCDANVSIRPVGAKEFGTRAEIKNVNSFKFVQKAIEYEIKRQAQILDEGGRVVQETRLFDSNKGVTFSMRSKEEAHDYRYFPEPDLVPVVVSRDTVEELRRSIPELPDAKRERFAKEYGLPEYDADMLTQSRALASYYEEAVKLTGQPKTVSNWMMGELMRLLNADNKEVEDSPIQPGRLAGMIKMIEAGVISIKIAKTVFEAMYTSGKDAEVIVKEQGLVQVSDSGALETIIDAVIKANPGQHADYKAGKEKLFTFFVGQVMKASKGKANPDMVNQLLKKKLSE; from the coding sequence ATGCAATATGAGGCGGTCATCGGTCTGGAAGTGCATGCACAGCTCCAGACCAATACGAAAATATTCTGCGGATGCGAGACAAAATTCGGCGAGGACGCGAACACCAGGACCTGTCCGGTCTGCATCGGCATGCCCGGCGTGCTGCCGGTATTGAACAGGAAGGCCGTGGAGTACGCGGTCAAGACGGGTCTTGCCACGCACAGCACCATCAGCGCGTTCAGCCGGTTCGCGCGCAAGAACTACTTCTATCCCGACCTCCCGAAGGGCTACCAGATATCGCAGTACGAACTGCCGATCTGTGAGCACGGGTACGTTGAGATCGTTGTTGACGGCGCTGTCAAGCGCATCGGGCTTACGCGCATCCATCTCGAGGAGGATGCGGGAAAGAACCTTCATCAGGCCGAGAGCGGGGCGAGTCTGGTGGACCTGAACCGCGCGGGCACGCCGCTGATGGAGATCGTGTCCGAACCGGACATCCGGACGCCGGAGGAAGCTTCCGAGTATCTGCAGAAGCTCCGCGCGATCCTGCGCTACATCGAGGTCTCGGACGCTGATATGGAAAAGGGGAACTTCCGGTGCGATGCCAACGTCTCGATCCGGCCGGTCGGTGCAAAGGAATTCGGCACCCGTGCGGAGATTAAGAACGTAAACTCCTTCAAGTTCGTGCAGAAAGCGATCGAGTACGAGATCAAGCGCCAGGCGCAGATCCTCGACGAAGGCGGTCGGGTGGTGCAGGAGACCCGGCTCTTTGACTCGAACAAAGGCGTCACCTTCTCGATGCGGAGCAAGGAAGAGGCGCATGATTACCGTTATTTCCCCGAGCCGGACCTCGTTCCCGTGGTGGTTTCGCGGGACACGGTCGAAGAGCTCAGAAGGAGTATTCCGGAACTGCCGGACGCGAAACGCGAACGGTTCGCGAAGGAATACGGTTTGCCGGAATACGACGCCGACATGCTGACCCAGAGCCGGGCCCTCGCATCGTATTACGAAGAAGCGGTGAAGCTTACGGGACAGCCCAAGACGGTCTCGAACTGGATGATGGGAGAGCTGATGCGGCTGTTGAATGCAGACAACAAGGAGGTCGAGGACAGCCCCATTCAACCCGGCCGGCTGGCGGGCATGATCAAGATGATCGAGGCCGGTGTGATCAGCATCAAGATCGCCAAGACCGTGTTTGAGGCGATGTATACGAGCGGCAAGGACGCGGAAGTCATTGTCAAAGAGCAGGGGCTGGTGCAGGTATCGGACTCCGGCGCTCTCGAAACGATCATCGACGCGGTGATCAAGGCGAACCCTGGACAGCACGCGGACTACAAGGCGGGCAAGGAGAAGCTGTTCACCTTTTTCGTCGGGCAGGTGATGAAGGCGAGCAAGGGCAAGGCAAATCCGGATATGGTGAACCAGTTGCTGAAGAAGAAACTAAGCGAATAA
- a CDS encoding DUF502 domain-containing protein: MKKLRDSFKKYFITGLLVIIPIWATYYVLSGLLGVIDNLLGDLPGYFLGLKFPGLGIITLVLFVLFVGVLSANYIGKNVVRYNDILMQRVPLVRGVYSTMKKIMETFSMKQSFHGVGLVEYPRKGCYSVGFITGGLQGEDMGMTGRFMTVFVPTTPNPTAGFLLILPEAEVQRLDMSVDQGMKFIVSLGIVSLNEIQAGNLKKKGAEERHP, encoded by the coding sequence GTGAAAAAACTCAGAGATTCATTCAAAAAATATTTTATCACCGGCCTGCTCGTGATCATACCGATCTGGGCCACCTACTATGTACTGTCAGGCCTGCTCGGTGTGATCGACAACCTGCTCGGTGATTTGCCGGGGTATTTCTTAGGACTGAAATTCCCGGGCCTCGGGATCATCACCCTGGTCCTCTTTGTGCTTTTTGTCGGCGTTCTCTCGGCAAACTATATCGGTAAAAATGTTGTTCGCTATAATGATATCCTTATGCAGCGGGTCCCGCTGGTGCGAGGGGTCTATTCCACGATGAAAAAGATCATGGAAACCTTTTCCATGAAACAGAGCTTTCATGGCGTTGGGCTTGTTGAGTATCCCCGGAAAGGGTGTTATAGCGTGGGATTCATTACCGGAGGACTGCAGGGTGAGGACATGGGAATGACCGGCAGGTTCATGACGGTTTTTGTCCCGACCACCCCGAATCCGACGGCGGGCTTTCTCCTCATCCTGCCTGAAGCGGAAGTACAGCGGCTCGATATGAGCGTTGATCAGGGTATGAAGTTCATTGTGTCTCTCGGGATCGTGTCTCTCAACGAGATCCAGGCCGGCAACCTGAAAAAGAAAGGCGCGGAGGAACGGCATCCATGA
- the glmU gene encoding bifunctional UDP-N-acetylglucosamine diphosphorylase/glucosamine-1-phosphate N-acetyltransferase GlmU: MKPIVVVLAAGLGTRMKSELAKALHPLAGRPLIQHVLNAAAGVEPEKTVLVLGYQADKVRNAVGEYRPEIVLQAEQLGTGHAVQQAAETISAGAGPVLVLCADTPLITSKTLKDVIELHTTSRAAVTFITAKVDNPSGYGRVVRGKTGVMRVVEEKDATAAQKKIQEVNAGIYCFDRKFLLSSLTLLGKNNAQKEYYLPDTIELAKKRKHRVSAFLCGDPHEIMGVNSRCDLSQAESIMRRRINRQWMLDGVTMLDPETVFIGTDVRLGRDVVLYPNVRIEGRTRIGAACVIHSGSRIVNSMIADNVTVKDCSVIEESEIAVGAVVGPFAHLRPGSMIGARAKIGNFVEVKKSSIGEGSKASHLSYIGDTTVGREVNIGAGVIICNYDGYAKHPTVIEDNVFVGSDSQLIAPVKIGRGALIAAGSTITRDVPADALAISRVPQDSREGFASRRRRLKGKITKK; the protein is encoded by the coding sequence ATGAAACCGATTGTTGTAGTTCTTGCCGCAGGCCTCGGCACTCGAATGAAGTCCGAACTTGCCAAGGCGCTCCATCCACTTGCCGGTCGTCCCCTCATTCAGCATGTCCTGAACGCGGCCGCGGGTGTCGAGCCGGAAAAGACGGTCCTCGTGCTCGGTTATCAGGCGGACAAGGTCCGGAACGCGGTGGGTGAGTATCGGCCGGAGATCGTGCTTCAAGCCGAACAGCTTGGTACCGGCCACGCCGTTCAACAGGCGGCGGAAACGATATCTGCGGGAGCAGGACCGGTCCTGGTCCTGTGCGCCGATACGCCGCTGATCACCAGTAAAACCCTGAAGGATGTCATTGAGCTTCATACAACGTCCCGTGCAGCGGTAACGTTCATCACCGCGAAGGTGGACAATCCCTCCGGCTACGGCAGGGTGGTGCGCGGAAAAACCGGGGTCATGCGCGTGGTTGAGGAAAAGGACGCCACCGCGGCGCAGAAGAAAATACAGGAAGTGAACGCGGGGATCTACTGCTTTGACCGGAAGTTCCTGCTTTCGTCCCTGACGCTCCTCGGAAAGAACAATGCACAGAAAGAGTATTATCTCCCGGACACCATAGAACTCGCGAAAAAGAGAAAACATCGCGTTTCAGCGTTTCTTTGCGGAGATCCGCATGAGATCATGGGAGTAAATTCCCGCTGCGATCTCAGCCAGGCCGAATCGATCATGCGGCGACGGATCAACCGCCAATGGATGCTCGACGGTGTTACCATGCTTGACCCGGAAACGGTCTTCATTGGAACCGATGTCCGTCTGGGTCGTGATGTTGTTCTTTACCCCAACGTCAGGATAGAGGGCAGAACCAGGATCGGAGCAGCCTGTGTTATCCATTCCGGATCGAGGATCGTCAACAGCATGATCGCGGACAATGTTACGGTAAAGGATTGTTCGGTGATCGAGGAGAGCGAAATCGCCGTCGGCGCCGTCGTGGGGCCCTTCGCGCATTTACGGCCCGGGTCAATGATCGGAGCGCGTGCCAAGATCGGGAACTTTGTTGAGGTGAAAAAATCGTCCATCGGCGAGGGCAGCAAGGCGAGCCACCTCTCGTATATCGGCGATACGACCGTGGGCCGGGAGGTGAACATCGGGGCGGGTGTCATCATTTGCAATTACGACGGATACGCCAAACATCCCACCGTGATCGAGGACAACGTGTTCGTGGGCAGCGATTCTCAGCTCATTGCGCCGGTCAAGATCGGGCGCGGCGCCCTTATCGCCGCCGGCTCGACGATCACCCGTGATGTCCCGGCCGACGCGCTTGCCATCAGCCGCGTTCCTCAGGACAGCCGGGAGGGGTTTGCGAGCCGAAGAAGAAGGTTGAAAGGGAAGATAACTAAAAAGTAA
- a CDS encoding SurA N-terminal domain-containing protein produces the protein MLQSIHKHMSWIMWAIVVLITVTFLFFGIYPSDIGGRSVAKVGGDVITADEYNRVYRTMYDNYKQLLKDQFNESFAKTLKSQALQELVVGKLLVQEAERIGLRISDEELQAVILKTPSFARDGKFDKVTYERILDQINMKPAAFEASQREFLLRQKLEQIVRDSVVVTDAELAASYRIKNPNAKPGEFEKNRETFKMTVLAEKQRDAMSAYLSGIQSRTEIKIDDKALSM, from the coding sequence ATGCTTCAATCAATTCACAAACACATGAGCTGGATAATGTGGGCCATCGTGGTACTGATCACCGTGACTTTTCTGTTCTTCGGGATCTATCCGTCCGATATCGGCGGCAGGTCGGTGGCAAAGGTCGGCGGGGACGTGATTACTGCCGATGAGTACAACAGGGTATATCGGACCATGTACGATAATTATAAGCAGCTGCTTAAGGACCAGTTCAACGAGTCCTTTGCCAAAACCCTGAAATCACAAGCCTTGCAGGAACTGGTCGTGGGAAAACTGCTTGTTCAGGAGGCTGAACGTATTGGCCTGCGCATCAGCGATGAAGAGCTTCAGGCCGTGATCTTGAAAACGCCTTCTTTTGCCAGGGACGGCAAGTTCGACAAAGTAACCTATGAGCGCATCCTGGATCAGATCAATATGAAACCGGCGGCATTTGAGGCCAGCCAGCGGGAGTTTTTGCTCAGGCAGAAGCTGGAGCAGATTGTGAGAGACAGTGTCGTGGTAACTGATGCCGAACTGGCGGCTTCCTACCGGATAAAGAATCCCAATGCAAAGCCCGGTGAGTTCGAGAAGAACAGAGAAACGTTCAAAATGACGGTCCTCGCGGAAAAGCAAAGAGACGCCATGAGTGCGTATCTCAGCGGAATCCAGAGCAGGACGGAGATCAAGATCGACGACAAGGCACTGTCAATGTAA
- a CDS encoding UvrD-helicase domain-containing protein, whose amino-acid sequence MNYLNDLNPPQLEAVLYGDGPLLILAGAGSGKTRVITCRIAHLIRERGVDPGNILAVTFTNKAANEMRERLERMIDMPLGRGIGYGGLWISTFHSSCVRILRQHIDRLGYKRSFVIYDETDRSSLIKACMSDLRIDTEQYQPRAIGARISALKNNLTDAEKFGKTSAHFGFEEAVSRTYSLYQEKLRESDGLDFDDLLMLTVKLFEQHQDVLGYYQGLFHHILIDEYQDTNHAQYRFVRLLTMQRKNLCVVGDDDQSIYKFRGADIANILNFEKDYTAAKVIKLEQNYRSTQNILGAAGAVVARNLGRKPKELWTRKPGGDKILCYKAIDEKDEARFICRTIQREVDEGRSLRQIAVLYRTNAQSRALEDALRNWGTPYRIFGGLRFYDRKEIKDIIGYLRVLQNPADIVSLRRIINVPARGIGDTTVDKLERAAAATGVSLYQTARDAEATDITPAAKKKLREFIGMMDRMRDDLGTLTITELVRRIILEAGYGAALDQEKTIESRIRLENLNELMTATEDFQEQNRDASLPAFLDQVALITDAEQQIASDGKRENTDTVTLMTLHNAKGLEFALVFMAGMEEGLFPHSRSAESDEELEEERRLCYVGITRAKERLVLTHAVERRLYGYPQANLVSRFVREIPEEAIEFVGTERSIPSAIRQRTPWSFDSSGTAGKESRELHIVSSPPKKAGFADPYYKGAVVRHAKFGLGTVQRSEGLDDERKISVSFPGYGVKTLSVKFANLEVV is encoded by the coding sequence ATGAATTATCTAAATGACCTTAACCCTCCCCAGCTCGAGGCGGTGCTGTATGGCGATGGGCCGCTGCTGATCCTCGCCGGCGCGGGGAGTGGAAAGACGCGGGTGATCACGTGCCGGATCGCGCATCTGATCCGGGAGCGGGGAGTTGATCCGGGAAATATCCTTGCGGTTACGTTCACGAACAAGGCCGCAAACGAAATGCGGGAGCGGCTTGAGCGGATGATCGACATGCCGCTCGGGCGCGGAATCGGGTACGGCGGACTCTGGATAAGCACGTTCCACTCATCCTGTGTCAGGATCCTGCGTCAGCACATCGACAGGCTCGGATACAAGCGGTCATTCGTAATCTACGATGAGACCGACCGTTCTTCGCTTATCAAGGCCTGCATGTCGGACCTGCGGATCGATACGGAACAGTATCAGCCCCGGGCGATCGGGGCCCGCATCAGCGCTCTCAAGAACAATCTTACGGATGCCGAGAAGTTCGGGAAGACGAGCGCTCATTTCGGTTTTGAGGAAGCCGTTTCCCGGACCTACTCCCTGTATCAGGAAAAGCTCAGGGAATCAGACGGGCTTGATTTCGACGACCTGCTCATGCTTACCGTGAAACTTTTCGAACAGCATCAGGACGTGCTCGGCTACTATCAAGGACTGTTTCACCATATTCTGATAGATGAGTATCAGGATACGAACCACGCCCAGTACCGGTTCGTACGTCTTCTGACCATGCAACGAAAGAACCTCTGCGTGGTGGGGGACGACGACCAGAGCATCTACAAGTTCCGCGGCGCCGATATCGCGAATATCCTGAATTTCGAAAAGGATTATACCGCCGCGAAGGTCATCAAACTCGAACAGAATTACCGCTCCACCCAGAACATTCTTGGCGCGGCAGGCGCGGTGGTCGCGCGAAACCTCGGTAGAAAACCGAAGGAGCTCTGGACCAGGAAGCCGGGCGGCGATAAGATCCTCTGCTACAAGGCAATTGACGAGAAGGACGAGGCCCGTTTCATCTGCCGGACCATTCAGCGGGAGGTAGACGAAGGCAGGAGCCTGCGCCAGATCGCGGTGCTCTATCGCACGAATGCCCAGTCGCGCGCTCTCGAAGATGCGTTGCGCAACTGGGGGACGCCGTACCGTATCTTCGGCGGCCTGCGGTTCTATGACCGCAAAGAGATCAAGGACATCATCGGTTATCTGCGGGTGCTGCAGAACCCCGCGGACATCGTCAGCCTGCGAAGGATCATCAATGTCCCCGCGCGAGGTATCGGCGATACCACGGTGGACAAACTGGAGCGCGCGGCAGCAGCAACCGGGGTGTCGCTGTATCAGACTGCCCGGGATGCGGAGGCAACCGATATCACACCGGCGGCGAAGAAAAAGCTCCGGGAGTTCATCGGCATGATGGACCGGATGCGCGATGATCTCGGAACGTTGACGATCACGGAGCTGGTCCGGAGAATAATCCTCGAAGCAGGATATGGCGCGGCGCTCGATCAGGAGAAGACCATTGAGTCCCGTATCAGGCTCGAGAACCTGAATGAGCTCATGACCGCGACCGAGGACTTTCAGGAACAGAACCGCGATGCATCGTTACCCGCTTTTTTGGATCAGGTTGCGCTTATCACCGATGCGGAACAGCAAATCGCGTCTGATGGAAAGCGCGAAAACACGGATACCGTGACGCTGATGACCCTGCATAATGCAAAGGGCCTTGAGTTCGCGCTGGTGTTCATGGCCGGCATGGAAGAGGGGTTGTTCCCTCATTCCCGATCAGCCGAGAGCGACGAAGAGCTTGAAGAAGAGCGCCGGTTGTGCTATGTAGGCATCACCCGGGCCAAGGAGCGTCTGGTCCTTACCCATGCTGTGGAGCGCAGACTTTACGGTTATCCGCAGGCCAATCTCGTTTCGCGCTTTGTCCGGGAGATCCCGGAAGAGGCGATTGAGTTCGTTGGGACGGAGCGGTCAATACCCTCTGCGATACGTCAGCGTACTCCATGGAGTTTTGATTCTTCCGGTACGGCCGGCAAGGAGAGCAGGGAGCTGCACATTGTGTCATCGCCGCCAAAGAAAGCGGGGTTCGCGGACCCTTATTACAAAGGCGCGGTGGTGCGACATGCCAAGTTCGGGCTCGGTACGGTACAGCGTTCCGAGGGATTGGACGACGAACGGAAGATCAGCGTAAGCTTTCCCGGGTATGGAGTAAAGACACTGTCGGTGAAGTTCGCGAACTTGGAAGTAGTATAA
- a CDS encoding aspartate 1-decarboxylase, with protein MFRLMLRSKIHRATVTDANLEYEGSLTVDPVLLEAADMLPYEQVRVSNLNNGERFETYLIPGKRGSGDMCLNGPTARKGAKGDKIIVFCYEYYNEQELKAFKPNIVSVDGRNSIVSVGHTIKVKE; from the coding sequence ATGTTCAGATTAATGCTTCGTTCAAAGATACACCGCGCGACCGTGACGGACGCGAACCTTGAGTACGAAGGCAGCCTGACCGTCGACCCCGTTCTTCTCGAGGCCGCCGATATGCTTCCCTACGAGCAGGTGCGGGTTTCGAACCTCAATAATGGAGAACGGTTCGAGACGTATCTCATCCCGGGCAAGCGCGGGTCCGGAGATATGTGTCTGAACGGGCCCACGGCACGGAAGGGCGCGAAAGGAGACAAGATCATCGTCTTCTGCTACGAATATTACAATGAGCAGGAGCTCAAGGCCTTCAAACCGAATATTGTGTCGGTGGATGGACGGAACAGCATTGTTTCCGTCGGCCACACCATTAAGGTCAAGGAGTAG
- the gatC gene encoding Asp-tRNA(Asn)/Glu-tRNA(Gln) amidotransferase subunit GatC: protein MKITKQEVEHVAKLARLELSEQEKEKLTDQLSNILTYVEKLNELDTTGVEPTSHVLDINNVMRDDVAGESLTQERALANAPEKAAGHFKVPKIIE, encoded by the coding sequence ATGAAGATCACGAAACAGGAAGTTGAACACGTGGCGAAGCTTGCCCGGCTGGAGCTATCGGAGCAGGAAAAAGAGAAACTCACTGATCAGCTTTCGAATATCCTTACCTATGTCGAGAAACTGAACGAGCTTGATACCACGGGTGTTGAACCCACGTCCCATGTCCTTGATATCAACAATGTCATGCGCGACGATGTAGCGGGAGAGAGCTTGACTCAGGAGAGGGCGCTGGCCAATGCCCCGGAAAAGGCCGCGGGGCATTTCAAGGTGCCTAAAATTATTGAATAA